In one Nicotiana tomentosiformis chromosome 6, ASM39032v3, whole genome shotgun sequence genomic region, the following are encoded:
- the LOC104097074 gene encoding receptor-like protein kinase 5: MSQKIIISTPKILFSILTFLFYTFNANSQPNSNQENTILLKLKQHWSTSPNITSWNSSSNHCSWPGIICNHNSVTGIQIYFGQISEPIPSFICDLKNLTFLDLNHNFIPGPFPTILYNCSNLEFLDLSFNYMNGTLPDDINRLSVNLQVLNLTSNNFNGDIPSTIGDLSDQLKELVLAGNLFGGSFPIEIGNLLNLESLVLSFNGFAPQEIPSSFTQLKKLRNFWMTEANLVGEIPENIGNMTSLEFLDLSLNGLSGNIPSGVFQIKNLTIVYLYNNRLSGEIPQTILSLNLDVIDLCNNSLTGKIPEDFGKLTKLTGLSLFYNQLSGEIPLSVGKLPSLVNVKLFGNKLSGEIPPDFGRFSKLEDFQVSQNQLVGKLPQGMCNNKVLSKMIVFENKLTGELPDSLGNCDSLKSVRVENNRLSGKIPDGLWTAEKLSTLLINDNLFSGQLPDKVGSNLSLVDIRNNKFSGELPTGMGSWHSLSVFRASNNLLSGEIPQELTVLPELIVLLLDGNLLSGNFPSNITSWRSLVTLSCSKNQISGQIPTALGLLPKLSVLDLSSNQFSGDIPTELGKLIPTSLNLSSNRLSGKIPAQLENAAFDKSFLNNPGLCASNPLVGLSSCKGKTKSDKFPVKLVAVLGSVAAVSFLVAVLYSVFVLRSHRKRKQELVSTWKQTSFHKLDFTESDILSYLTDNNTIGSGGSGQVYLVPLSRSGNHIAVKRIWSSNQRLDHKLEKEFLAEVQILGTIRHSNIVKLLCCISSEESKLLVYEYMENRSLDIWLHSKKRLNNVSGLAPHLVLEWPKRLQIAIGAARGLCYMHHDCSPPIIHRDVKSSNILLDTEFNAKIADFGLARILLKPGDNTVTTVAGSFGYIAPEYARKTRVTEKVDVYSFGVILLELVTSKEANFGDEDSCLADWAWRHLQKGHPIVDTLDENIKESRYLDEICTVFKLGIFCTSTFPSSRPTMKEVLQILIQCNNSSPTSGEKKDETEHDVSPLLKNSRSERIAENDDVGFTSLI, from the exons ATGTCCCAAAAAATAATAatctcaactcccaaaatccTTTTTTCCATTCTCACCTTTCTGTTTTACACATTCAATGCGAATTCTCAGCCAAATTCCAATCAAGAAAATACCATTTTACTCAAATTAAAACAACATTGGTCTACTTCTCCTAATATCACAAGCTGGAACTCATCTTCAAATCATTGTTCTTGGCCAGGAATAATTTGTAACCATAATTCAGTTACAGGAATTCAGATTTATTTTGGACAAATTTCTGAACCAATCCCATCATTCATTTGTGATCTTAAAAATCTCACCTTTCTTGATTTGAACCACAACTTTATTCCTGGACCTTTTCCTACTATACTTTACAACTGTTCAAATCTTGAATTTTTAGACCTTTCTTTTAACTACATGAATGGTACACTACCTGATGATATTAATCGTCTTTCGGTTAATCTTCAAGTCCTTAACTTGACTTCAAACAACTTCAATGGTGATATCCCTTCAACAATTGGTGACTTAAGTGATCAGCTTAAAGAACTCGTGCTCGCGGGGAATTTATTTGGTGGCAGTTTTCCTATAGAAATAGGTAACTTGTTGAATCTTGAATCTTTAGTGTTAAGTTTCAATGGTTTTGCTCCGCAAGAAATACCATCAAGTTTTACTCAGTTAAAAAAACTGAGGAATTTTTGGATGACAGAAGCAAATTTAGTTGGAGAAATACCTGAAAATATTGGTAATATGACAAGTCTTGAATTTTTAGACTTGTCCTTAAATGGCTTAAGTGGTAATATTCCTAGTGGTGTATTTCAGATCAAGAATTTGACTATAGTTTATCTTTACAACAACAGATTATCAGGGGAAATTCCTCAGACAATTTTGTCATTGAATTTAGATGTTATTGATCTGTGTAATAACAGCTTGACTGGAAAAATACCTGAGGATTTTGGAAAGTTGACTAAGTTGACTGGTTTGTCTTTGTTTTACAACCAATTATCAGGAGAAATACCTTTGAGTGTAGGCAAATTACCATCACTGGTTAATGTTAAGTTGTTTGGCAACAAATTATCAGgtgaaattccgcctgattttGGTCGATTTTCGAAGCTTGAGGACTTCCAAGTTTCACAAAACCAACTTGTTGGGAAATTACCTCAGGGTATGTGTAACAACAAGGTCTTGTCAAAAATGATTGTTTTTGAGAATAAACTTACAGGTGAACTACCTGATTCACTTGGAAATTGTGACAGTTTGAAGTCCGTTCGCGTTGAGAATAACCGTCTTTCTGGTAAGATTCCTGATGGATTATGGACAGCTGAGAAACTGTCAACTTTGTTGATCAATGATAATTTGTTCAGTGGTCAACTTCCAGATAAAGTGGGATCAAATTTATCCTTAGTTGATATCAGAAACAACAAGTTTTCGGGCGAGTTACCAACTGGAATGGGTAGTTGGCACAGTTTAAGTGTATTCAGGGCAAGTAATAATCTCTTAAGTGGTGAAATCCCTCAAGAATTGACTGTTTTACCAGAATTAATTGTACTTTTGTTGGATGGTAATTTACTTTCTGGTAATTTTCCATCTAATATTACCTCATGGAGATCTCTTGTTACTTTAAGTTGTAGCAAGAATCAGATATCAGGCCAAATCCCAACTGCACTTGGCCTTTTACCAAAACTCAGTGTTTTGGACTTGTCAAGTAATCAATTTTCAGGTGATATTCCAACTGAATTAGGTAAGTTGATTCCAACTTCACTTAACCTGTCATCAAATCGCCTATCGGGTAAAATCCCAGCTCAGTTAGAGAATGCAGCTTTCGATAAGAGTTTCTTGAATAATCCCGGTCTTTGTGCAAGTAATCCATTAGTTGGACTTAGTTCTTGTAAGGGGAAAACAAAGTCAGACAAGTTTCCAGTTAAACTTGTTGCTGTTCTTGGTAGTGTAGCAGCAGTCTCTTTTCTGGTGGCGGTTTTGTATAGTGTTTTTGTGTTGAGAAGTCATAGAAAAAGAAAGCAAGAATTGGTCTCGACATGGAAGCAGACATCATTCCACAAGTTAGACTTCACAGAATCAGATATTTTATCCTATCTGAccgataacaacacgataggaaGTGGAGGCTCAGGACAGGTCTACCTCGTGCCCTTAAGCCGATCAGGTAACCATATTGCTGTTAAGAGGATTTGGAGCAGCAACCAAAGGTTGGATCACAAGCTTGAGAAAGAGTTTCTAGCAGAAGTTCAGATATTAGGTACGATTCGACATTCCAATATAGTAAAATTGCTGTGTTGCATTTCCAGTGAAGAGTCAAAGCTTCTTGTGTATGAATATATGGAGAATAGGAGTTTGGATATATGGCTTCATTCAAAGAAGAGATTGAACAATGTCTCAGGTTTAGCACCACATTTGGTGTTGGAATGGCCTAAGAGGCTGCAAATTGCGATAGGAGCTGCTCGCGGTCTTTGCTACATGCACCATGATTGCTCGCCACCTATTATTCATCGCGATGTGAAGTCAAGTAATATCCTATTGGATACTGAATTCAATGCAAAAATTGCAGATTTTGGCCTAGCCAGGATATTACTCAAGCCTGGAGATAACACAGTGACAACAGTAGCTGGCTCTTTTGGGTACATTGCTCCAG AGTATGCGCGTAAAACAAGAGTGACTGAGAAGGTTGATGTGTATAGCTTCGGAGTTATCCTTTTAGAACTAGTGACCAGTAAAGAAGCCAATTTTGGAGACGAAGATTCATGTCTTGCAGACTGGGCATGGCGCCACCTCCAAAAAGGACACCCAATAGTCGACACTTTGGATGAAAACATCAAAGAATCGCGATATTTGGATGAAATCTGCACTGTGTTTAAGCTTGGAATATTTTGCACTAGCACATTTCCTTCATCAAGGCCTACAATGAAGGAAGTTTTGCAAATCTTGATCCAATGTAACAACAGTTCACCTACATCTGGTGAAAAGAAAGATGAAACAGAACATGATGTTTCACCACTACTCAAGAATTCCAGGAGTGAAAGGATTGCAGAAAATGATGATGTTGGTTTTACATCACTTATTTGA